The stretch of DNA ATTAGTTCAGCAGCTTTTTGGTTAGTAGCAGCTTCTATCATTCCTGATTCAGAATTAATTCTTACCAATGTCGGGATTAACCCCACTCGAATCGGAATTTTAGATGTTTTAGGCAAAATGGGGGCGAATATTACCATTGAAAATCAAAAAATAGTCGCAGGAGAACCAATTGCTGATTTACGGGTTCGCTACAGTCCCCTTCAAGGATGTGAAATCGCAGGAGAATTAACCGTGCGTTCGATTGATGAAATTCCCATTATTGTCGTAGCAGCAGCCTTAGCCCAAGGAACAACCATTATCAAAGATGCAGCCGAATTAAGAGTAAAAGAATGCGATCGCTTGTCAGTTATGGCTACTCAACTAAGTCGTATGGGAGCAAAAATTATCGAACATCCTGATGGCTTAGAAATTCAAGGCGGACATCCTTTATCTGGTACAGAAGTATCAAGTTATGACGATCATCGCATTGCCATGAGTCTAACAATAGCAGCCTTACAAGCCTCAGCAACAACACTGATTAAGGACGCAACCGCAGCCAATATTTCTTACCCCAACTTTTTTGACAGTTTGCAACAGGTTTGTCATTTGTAGGAGGCAGTAGGCAGGAGACAAAAAACTAATTATGAATGATGAGGGATGAATTATGAATTAAATAATTTCTGCATTCATCATTGCTAATTCATCATTTTTTTGTTCCCTATTCCTTCCTGATAACTGAAATTCGTGTCAACTGAGTAATTTTAAAAGAAGAATCAATCATGGGAAACACATTCGGACATCTATTTCGGATCACAACCTTTGGAGAATCACATGGCGGTGGCGTTGGTGTCGTCATCGATGGTTGTCCACCACAACTAGAAATATCAGAAGCCGAAATACAAATAGACTTAGACCGCAGAAAACCAGGACAAAGTAAAATTACGACACCCAGAAAAGAAAGTGATACCTGTCAAATCATCTCTGGTGTCTTTGAAGGCAAAACCCTAGGAACACCGATCGCAATTTTAGTCACAAATAAAGACGCTCGTTCTCAAGATTACGATGAAATGGCATACAAATATCGTCCTTCCCATGCGGATGCTACCTATGATGCCAAATATGGCATTCGTAACTGGCAAGGAGGGGGAAGAGCTTCTGCTAGAGAAACTATTGGTAGAGTCGCAGCAGGAGCGGTCGCCAAAAAAATTCTTAACTCAGTAGCAGGTGTAGAGATAGTTGCTTATGTTAAACGAATTAAAGATTTAGAAGCGTCAGTAGATAGTAATAGCGTTACGATTCAACAAGTAGAAAGTAATATTGTTCGTTGTCCCAATCCCGAATCTGCAGATCAAATGATCGAATTAATCGAGCGCGCTAAAAGAGATCAAGACTCTCTTGGTGGTGTAGTAGAATGTGTAGCGCGTCATGTTCCCAAAGGATTAGGAG from Stanieria cyanosphaera PCC 7437 encodes:
- the aroC gene encoding chorismate synthase — its product is MGNTFGHLFRITTFGESHGGGVGVVIDGCPPQLEISEAEIQIDLDRRKPGQSKITTPRKESDTCQIISGVFEGKTLGTPIAILVTNKDARSQDYDEMAYKYRPSHADATYDAKYGIRNWQGGGRASARETIGRVAAGAVAKKILNSVAGVEIVAYVKRIKDLEASVDSNSVTIQQVESNIVRCPNPESADQMIELIERAKRDQDSLGGVVECVARHVPKGLGEPVFDKLEAELAKAIMSLPATKGFEIGSGFAGTTMTGSEHNDQYYLDENGETRTVTNRSGGIQGGISNGENIILRAAFKPTATIGKQQRTVTNSGDETVLAAKGRHDPCVLPRAVPMVEAMVALVLCDHFLRHQAQCKSLK